TTTACGACAAAGCTGCCGATGCGGACTGGCTCCGTGAGCATCTTGCGGATCGAGATTCGGAGTTGATCTGCCAGCATCGCAAAGGTCGCAAGAAGAAGCCGACGCAAGACAATCGAAAAGCTCGTCGCCTGCAGAGACGATGGATCGTCGAGCGAACGATCGCCTGGCTTCAGAACTTTCGAAGACTGGTTGTTCGCTACGAAAACCACGCTCACCTCTTCGAAGGATTTGTTCAACTCGCTTGTGTCATGATACTCTTAAAACGGTTTTGAAACTGG
The DNA window shown above is from Thalassoglobus sp. JC818 and carries:
- a CDS encoding transposase; amino-acid sequence: MLMVDGQGLPLSAFTTAANHAEVSSIETLLDVRICEQMPERLLYDKAADADWLREHLADRDSELICQHRKGRKKKPTQDNRKARRLQRRWIVERTIAWLQNFRRLVVRYENHAHLFEGFVQLACVMILLKRF